A single region of the Arthrobacter sp. PAMC25564 genome encodes:
- a CDS encoding sarcosine oxidase subunit beta family protein, with protein sequence MTTEHLPEHPEFLWHNPDPKKSYDAVIVGGGGHGLATAYYLAKNHGMTNIAVLEKGWLAGGNMARNTTIIRSNYLWDESAAIYEHALKLWEILPEELDYDFLFSQRGVMNLAHTLGDVRESIRRVGANKLNGVDAEWLDPAQVKELCPILNISDNIRYPVMGATYQPRAGIAKHDHVAWAFARKCDELGVDIIQNCEVTGFIKDGNRVVGVKTSRGTINTEKVGLCAAGHSSVLAEMAGFRLPIQSHPLQALVSELHEPVHPTVVMSNHVHVYVSQAHKGELVMGAGVDSYNGYGQRGSFHVIEEQMAAAVELFPIFARAHVLRTWGGIVDTTMDASPIVGTTPVENMFVNCGWGTGGFKGTPAAGLTFAHTIATGAPHQLNKPFALERFETGALIDEHGAAAVAH encoded by the coding sequence GTGACGACCGAACACCTGCCGGAGCACCCCGAGTTCCTGTGGCACAATCCGGACCCGAAGAAGTCCTACGACGCCGTGATTGTCGGCGGCGGCGGACACGGGCTGGCGACGGCGTACTACCTGGCCAAGAACCATGGCATGACCAATATCGCCGTGCTGGAAAAGGGCTGGCTCGCCGGCGGCAACATGGCCCGGAACACCACGATCATCCGCTCCAACTACCTCTGGGACGAGAGCGCGGCGATCTATGAGCACGCGCTGAAGCTGTGGGAGATCCTGCCGGAAGAACTGGACTACGACTTCCTGTTCAGCCAGCGCGGCGTGATGAACCTTGCCCACACCCTGGGCGATGTCCGCGAAAGCATCCGCCGGGTCGGAGCGAACAAGCTCAACGGCGTCGACGCCGAGTGGCTGGACCCGGCCCAGGTCAAGGAACTCTGCCCCATCCTGAACATCAGCGACAACATCCGCTACCCCGTCATGGGCGCCACCTACCAGCCGCGCGCAGGCATCGCCAAGCACGACCACGTCGCCTGGGCCTTCGCGCGCAAGTGCGACGAACTCGGCGTGGACATCATCCAGAACTGCGAAGTCACCGGCTTTATCAAGGACGGCAACCGCGTGGTGGGCGTCAAGACCAGCCGCGGCACCATCAACACCGAAAAGGTCGGCCTCTGCGCTGCCGGACACAGCAGCGTCCTGGCCGAAATGGCCGGCTTCCGCCTGCCGATCCAGTCCCACCCGCTCCAGGCGCTCGTGTCAGAACTGCACGAACCCGTCCACCCCACGGTGGTCATGTCCAACCACGTCCACGTCTACGTCTCCCAGGCGCACAAGGGCGAACTGGTCATGGGCGCCGGCGTGGACTCCTACAACGGCTACGGACAGCGCGGCTCCTTCCATGTCATCGAGGAGCAGATGGCGGCCGCCGTGGAGCTCTTCCCGATCTTCGCCCGGGCCCATGTGCTCCGGACCTGGGGCGGGATCGTGGACACCACCATGGACGCCTCGCCGATCGTGGGCACCACCCCGGTCGAGAACATGTTCGTCAACTGCGGCTGGGGCACCGGAGGATTCAAGGGCACCCCCGCGGCCGGCCTGACCTTCGCCCACACCATCGCCACCGGTGCCCCGCACCAGCTCAACAAGCCCTTCGCACTGGAACGCTTCGAAACCGGTGCCCTGATCGACGAACACGGCGCCGCCGCCGTCGCCCACTAG
- a CDS encoding aminodeoxychorismate lyase — protein sequence MTSAAAAPAPATVLVFLDPAFENGRVADASLPQLMATDQGATRGDGVFESLLAVGGQPRKLQAHLNRLAGSARLMELDIPAEDVWRRAIGTAISEYRSRHLPAGAETGAEADELVVKLLVTRGVEGAAATTCWVQASAPGPSGRRQRETGIDVLLLDRGYDSEVGERAPWLLLGAKTLSYAVNMAALRYAHKQGADDVIFTSADGMVLEGPTSTVLLAHLETTDDGAGGVRTVRRLITPQQDSGILPGTSQGALFTAAKAAGWELGYGPLEPKDLLDADAVWLISSIRLLAPVNHIDGQEIGTPELRKQLTAELNALYATIG from the coding sequence ATGACTTCTGCTGCCGCCGCTCCCGCCCCTGCCACGGTGCTGGTTTTCCTGGACCCCGCGTTTGAAAACGGCCGCGTGGCCGATGCGTCCCTGCCGCAGTTGATGGCCACGGACCAGGGCGCCACCCGTGGCGACGGCGTGTTCGAGTCGCTGCTCGCCGTCGGCGGCCAGCCCCGCAAGCTCCAGGCCCACCTGAACCGGCTGGCCGGATCCGCGCGCCTGATGGAACTGGACATCCCGGCGGAGGACGTGTGGCGGCGCGCGATCGGGACCGCGATCAGCGAGTACCGGAGCCGGCACCTTCCGGCCGGCGCGGAAACCGGTGCCGAAGCGGATGAGCTGGTGGTGAAGCTCCTCGTGACACGCGGGGTCGAGGGCGCGGCCGCCACCACCTGCTGGGTGCAGGCCTCCGCCCCCGGGCCCTCCGGCCGGCGCCAGCGCGAGACCGGTATCGACGTCCTCCTGCTGGACCGCGGGTATGACAGCGAAGTGGGCGAACGCGCCCCCTGGCTGCTGCTCGGCGCCAAGACCCTCTCCTACGCGGTGAACATGGCCGCGCTGCGCTACGCCCACAAGCAGGGGGCAGACGATGTCATCTTCACCTCCGCAGACGGCATGGTCCTGGAAGGCCCGACGTCGACCGTGCTGCTGGCGCATCTGGAGACCACCGACGACGGTGCGGGTGGAGTCCGCACGGTCCGCCGGCTCATCACGCCCCAGCAGGACAGCGGCATCCTCCCGGGGACCTCGCAGGGTGCGCTCTTCACGGCGGCCAAGGCGGCCGGCTGGGAGCTCGGCTACGGCCCGCTGGAACCGAAGGACCTGCTGGACGCCGACGCCGTGTGGCTCATTTCCAGCATCCGGCTCCTGGCGCCCGTGAACCACATCGACGGCCAGGAAATCGGCACCCCGGAACTCCGCAAGCAGCTGACGGCGGAGCTCAACGCGCTGTACGCCACTATCGGGTAG
- a CDS encoding PucR family transcriptional regulator, with translation MITLAEVLASQPMSAADPLVRSDVPGTLRRVVRWVHSSEVLEIAPLLRGGELLLSGGEALLALPAKEQEDYIRSLAGRHIAALALQTAGQAAPLSERLIAAANENGLPLIDLRSVAPFVDIAEAVNRLVVNEQAAAHLVVDDASRRIARQITDRGPHLPTILEMLATTLEAEVSLMAPDGLPLGHAGNEVTEEGSKAVAGIVVGGQLAAQLTLRSPSHDPFLLELAADRLSGILALALAQAFRPTPAQVADARLLESVIEGGDAPTIRQLWLQAGLQTGQAAVVAVFRTSGREANFSAVERALHLGGVNVKSHQWDGERAVLFTMPRNNARAAREALLRAARDAVGGSDGCAAFGPTVADGLRAHDSFVEAQEIMRLGMPAAGEVLDAMDFLGRRILDAVPHPGFLDSYVESSLGEVLDWDRKHGTALLSTLLCWLDSGCNTTASAVALNVERQTMHKRLNKIQALLGGDPRTSGRLLAIHIAAAAATAAPAPHPPRLAP, from the coding sequence ATGATCACGCTCGCAGAAGTCCTTGCTTCCCAGCCCATGTCCGCCGCTGACCCGCTGGTGCGCAGCGACGTGCCGGGAACCTTGCGGCGGGTTGTCCGGTGGGTGCATTCCAGCGAGGTGCTTGAGATTGCCCCGCTCCTGCGCGGAGGGGAGCTGCTGCTCTCCGGCGGGGAGGCGTTGCTGGCCCTTCCCGCGAAGGAGCAGGAGGATTACATCCGCAGCCTCGCGGGCCGGCATATCGCAGCCCTGGCCCTGCAGACAGCCGGCCAGGCGGCCCCGTTGTCGGAGCGGCTCATTGCCGCAGCCAACGAGAACGGGCTGCCGCTGATAGACCTGCGCTCGGTGGCGCCCTTTGTCGACATCGCCGAGGCAGTGAACCGCCTGGTGGTCAACGAGCAGGCGGCCGCCCACCTCGTGGTCGACGACGCCTCCCGCCGGATTGCGCGCCAGATCACCGACCGGGGGCCCCACCTGCCGACCATCCTCGAGATGCTGGCCACCACACTGGAGGCAGAGGTGTCACTGATGGCTCCCGACGGATTGCCCCTCGGCCACGCCGGCAATGAAGTCACCGAGGAAGGCTCCAAGGCCGTGGCCGGCATTGTGGTCGGCGGCCAACTGGCGGCCCAGCTGACGCTCCGCTCCCCGTCGCATGATCCGTTCCTGCTTGAGCTCGCAGCCGACCGGCTGTCCGGCATCCTGGCACTGGCCCTCGCACAGGCCTTTCGCCCGACGCCGGCCCAGGTGGCCGATGCGCGCCTGCTGGAATCGGTGATCGAAGGCGGCGACGCCCCCACCATCCGGCAACTGTGGCTGCAGGCCGGGCTGCAGACCGGCCAGGCAGCGGTCGTGGCTGTCTTCCGGACCTCCGGCAGGGAGGCCAACTTCTCCGCCGTCGAACGCGCCCTGCACCTGGGCGGAGTCAACGTCAAGTCCCACCAGTGGGACGGTGAACGGGCCGTGCTGTTCACCATGCCGCGCAACAACGCCCGGGCGGCGCGCGAAGCGCTGCTCCGGGCAGCACGGGACGCGGTGGGCGGCTCGGATGGCTGCGCCGCCTTCGGACCAACCGTGGCCGACGGCCTCCGTGCGCACGATTCCTTCGTAGAGGCACAGGAAATCATGCGGCTCGGGATGCCTGCCGCGGGCGAGGTGCTGGACGCCATGGACTTCCTGGGCCGGCGGATCCTGGATGCGGTGCCCCACCCCGGATTCCTGGACTCCTATGTGGAGTCCAGCCTGGGCGAAGTGCTTGACTGGGACCGGAAGCATGGCACGGCCCTGCTGTCGACCCTGCTGTGCTGGCTCGATTCGGGCTGCAACACGACGGCCTCGGCGGTCGCCTTGAACGTTGAACGGCAGACAATGCACAAGCGGCTGAACAAGATCCAGGCCCTGCTGGGCGGGGACCCACGCACCTCCGGCCGGCTGCTTGCGATCCACATCGCCGCGGCTGCGGCCACCGCCGCGCCCGCCCCGCACCCACCCCGGCTGGCACCCTAG
- a CDS encoding cytosine permease has translation MNQAKQRSHEEATVEVEDVLQPIPESARTTKLSGQFWIWAGANVAPINWILGALGIQLGLGLSDTLIVLIVGNVIGMAGFGFFVILGQRTGATGMLLARGAFGRRGAYLPAAIQATIAIGWSAVNTWVILDLILALFGMIGWVDPTQQNIMVRIAVAAVIMTVQVAICYRGYRAISKFERITMPPTILVLVGMSIVAWTQLDINWSYAGPAGAVLEGLPRIAAMSSIMTVIGIGWGIGWFTYAPDYSRFVSRKVKPVKLYLVSVLGQFLPVVWLGILGASLATKNGQADPGQLIVSNFGTMAIPVILLVIHGPIATNIINLYTFGVAFQALDVNISRRKLSIIVGILSMFAVIGFMFAEDFAMILDSWLGAIVAWVATWGGIMAVHYFIFERHHKDFSYLFLDSKKTALKAINPSAFIAFFAGIIMTWLFMYGGTPALQGPIATAMGGVDFSWLAGTVTSSVIYFALGYPRFRKRIRAGVPIGIRLDLEEEAVLAEHGDACEEKIHEQEPARLG, from the coding sequence ATGAACCAAGCTAAACAGCGGTCGCACGAAGAGGCGACCGTCGAGGTTGAAGATGTCCTGCAACCCATCCCCGAATCGGCACGGACCACCAAGCTGTCCGGCCAGTTTTGGATCTGGGCCGGCGCCAACGTCGCCCCGATCAACTGGATCCTCGGGGCCCTCGGCATCCAGCTCGGCCTCGGCCTGAGCGACACCCTGATAGTACTGATCGTCGGAAACGTCATTGGCATGGCGGGCTTTGGCTTCTTCGTCATCCTGGGCCAGCGGACCGGGGCCACGGGCATGCTGCTTGCCCGCGGCGCGTTTGGCCGCCGTGGGGCCTACCTTCCGGCCGCAATCCAGGCGACCATCGCCATCGGCTGGTCGGCAGTGAACACCTGGGTCATCCTGGACCTGATCCTGGCACTGTTCGGCATGATCGGCTGGGTTGACCCCACCCAACAAAACATCATGGTGCGCATCGCCGTCGCCGCGGTCATCATGACCGTCCAGGTCGCCATTTGCTACCGAGGGTACCGTGCCATCTCCAAATTCGAGCGGATCACCATGCCGCCCACCATCCTCGTCCTGGTGGGGATGTCCATCGTCGCCTGGACACAGCTTGATATCAACTGGAGCTACGCCGGACCGGCCGGCGCCGTCCTGGAGGGCCTGCCGCGCATCGCCGCAATGTCCTCGATCATGACCGTCATCGGCATCGGCTGGGGTATCGGCTGGTTTACCTACGCCCCCGACTACTCCCGCTTCGTCAGCCGCAAGGTCAAGCCGGTCAAGCTGTACCTGGTCAGCGTCCTGGGCCAGTTCCTGCCCGTGGTCTGGCTCGGCATCCTCGGTGCCAGCCTCGCCACGAAGAACGGACAGGCTGATCCGGGCCAGCTGATCGTCTCCAACTTCGGCACCATGGCCATCCCGGTCATCCTGCTGGTCATCCACGGACCCATCGCCACGAACATCATCAACCTGTACACCTTCGGCGTCGCCTTCCAGGCCCTGGACGTCAACATCTCACGGCGCAAGCTGTCGATCATCGTCGGGATCCTGTCCATGTTTGCCGTCATCGGCTTTATGTTCGCCGAAGACTTCGCGATGATCCTCGACTCCTGGCTCGGCGCCATCGTGGCCTGGGTGGCCACCTGGGGCGGCATCATGGCGGTCCACTACTTTATCTTCGAGCGGCACCACAAGGACTTCTCCTACCTGTTCCTGGATTCGAAGAAGACCGCGTTGAAGGCCATCAACCCCTCGGCATTCATCGCCTTCTTCGCCGGCATCATCATGACGTGGCTGTTCATGTACGGCGGAACCCCCGCGCTGCAGGGTCCCATCGCTACGGCAATGGGCGGCGTCGACTTCTCCTGGCTGGCCGGGACGGTTACCTCGTCGGTCATCTACTTTGCCCTTGGCTACCCGCGCTTCCGCAAGCGGATCAGGGCCGGGGTGCCGATCGGCATCCGCCTCGACCTGGAGGAAGAAGCAGTGCTGGCAGAGCACGGCGATGCCTGCGAGGAAAAGATCCACGAGCAGGAACCGGCCCGCCTGGGCTGA
- the glyA gene encoding serine hydroxymethyltransferase translates to MADVLTGTLSSVDAEVDAAIARELDRQQSTLEMIASENFAPTAVMTAQGSVLTNKYAEGYPGKRYYGGCEHVDVIEQLAIDRVKALFGAEHANVQPHSGAQANAAAMFALLDPGDTIMGLDLAHGGHLTHGMKINFSGKLYNVVPYHVRESDMTVDMAEVEALALEHRPRLIVAGWSAYTRQLDFAQFRRIADLVGAYLMVDMAHFAGLVAAGLHPNPVPYADVVTTTTHKTLGGPRGGVILSRGSLARKINSAVFPGQQGGPLEHVIAAKAVSFKIAASEDFKDRQQRTLEGARILAGRLLAPDVAEYGISVVGGGTDVHLVLVDLRNSELDGQQGEDRLHRIGITVNRNAVPFDPRPPMVSSGLRIGTPALATRGFGPAEFTEVADIIAEAIKGELSEESAVLLRDRVTVLAEKFPLYPNLSGTAGTSPNGVAQ, encoded by the coding sequence ATGGCAGATGTGCTCACAGGCACCCTCTCCAGCGTCGACGCCGAGGTCGACGCGGCCATTGCCCGGGAGCTGGACCGCCAGCAGTCGACGCTGGAAATGATCGCTTCGGAAAACTTTGCCCCCACGGCCGTGATGACGGCCCAGGGTTCCGTGCTGACCAACAAGTACGCCGAGGGGTACCCGGGCAAGCGGTACTACGGTGGCTGCGAACACGTTGATGTGATCGAGCAGCTCGCCATCGACCGGGTCAAGGCACTTTTCGGCGCCGAACACGCCAATGTCCAGCCGCACTCCGGCGCGCAGGCCAACGCTGCGGCGATGTTCGCGCTGCTGGATCCGGGCGACACCATCATGGGCCTGGACCTGGCCCACGGCGGGCACCTGACCCACGGCATGAAGATCAACTTCTCCGGCAAGCTGTACAACGTCGTGCCGTACCATGTGCGCGAATCAGACATGACCGTGGACATGGCCGAGGTGGAGGCGCTGGCGCTGGAACACCGGCCCAGGCTGATCGTGGCCGGCTGGTCCGCTTACACCCGGCAGCTGGATTTTGCCCAGTTCCGCCGGATCGCGGACCTGGTGGGCGCCTACCTCATGGTGGATATGGCCCACTTTGCCGGCCTGGTGGCCGCGGGGCTGCACCCGAACCCGGTGCCGTACGCCGACGTCGTCACCACCACCACGCACAAGACCCTGGGCGGCCCGCGCGGCGGCGTCATCCTCAGCCGCGGGTCCCTGGCCCGCAAGATCAACTCCGCTGTTTTCCCCGGCCAGCAGGGCGGACCGCTGGAACATGTGATCGCGGCTAAGGCCGTGTCCTTCAAGATCGCCGCAAGCGAGGACTTCAAGGACCGCCAGCAGCGCACCCTGGAAGGGGCCAGGATCCTGGCCGGGCGCCTGCTCGCCCCGGACGTCGCCGAATACGGGATCTCCGTGGTGGGCGGCGGCACCGACGTCCACCTGGTCCTGGTGGACCTGCGCAACTCCGAGCTGGACGGCCAGCAGGGCGAGGACCGCCTGCACCGGATCGGTATCACCGTGAACCGCAACGCGGTCCCGTTTGACCCCCGCCCGCCGATGGTCTCTTCCGGGCTTCGGATCGGCACCCCGGCGCTGGCCACCCGGGGCTTCGGCCCGGCCGAATTCACCGAGGTTGCCGACATCATCGCCGAGGCCATCAAGGGCGAACTCAGCGAAGAGTCCGCCGTGCTGCTCCGCGACCGGGTCACGGTCCTGGCCGAGAAATTTCCGCTTTACCCGAATCTTTCCGGCACTGCCGGAACCTCCCCGAACGGAGTTGCACAGTGA
- a CDS encoding GntR family transcriptional regulator — MTSLAVEDAAAAEAELPLSEQAYRQLRDQLIMLEIRPGDAINDSVLAARLGFGRTPVREALKRLESDHLVVSYPRRGTFATRVDITELADISEIRELLEPLAARRAARTANPDMRARLRALAADIAESEPRGADQHTLMRFDIMVHRQIYAAAANPHLEDVLIRYDNLATRIWCLVLDKIPSVAGHITEHVDLLHAIADGDAELAASLALEHVTSFEKTIRSVL; from the coding sequence ATGACGAGCCTTGCAGTGGAAGACGCGGCAGCGGCCGAAGCGGAGCTGCCTTTGTCGGAGCAGGCCTACCGGCAGCTGCGCGATCAGCTGATCATGCTGGAGATCCGCCCGGGTGACGCGATTAACGACTCGGTGCTGGCGGCCCGGCTGGGGTTTGGCCGCACGCCGGTGCGCGAGGCGCTCAAGCGGTTGGAGAGCGACCATCTGGTGGTCTCTTACCCGCGCCGGGGAACCTTCGCAACCCGCGTGGACATCACGGAACTGGCAGACATCTCGGAGATCCGCGAACTGCTGGAGCCCCTCGCGGCGCGGCGGGCGGCACGGACCGCCAACCCGGACATGCGGGCCAGGCTCCGGGCGCTGGCGGCCGACATTGCCGAATCGGAGCCGCGCGGTGCCGACCAGCACACGCTGATGCGCTTTGACATCATGGTCCACCGGCAGATCTACGCGGCCGCGGCGAATCCACACCTGGAGGATGTGCTGATCCGGTACGACAACCTGGCGACGCGCATCTGGTGCCTGGTGCTGGACAAGATCCCGTCCGTCGCCGGGCACATCACCGAGCATGTAGACCTGCTCCATGCCATTGCCGACGGCGATGCCGAGCTGGCAGCCAGCCTGGCGCTCGAGCACGTGACCAGCTTCGAGAAAACCATCCGTAGCGTGCTCTAG
- a CDS encoding sarcosine oxidase subunit delta — translation MLLISCPNCGARDETEFHYGGQAHVAYPESPDALSDREWAEYLFYRDNTKGAFAERWVHSTGCRQWFNMLRDTVSYEIQAIYKMGEKRPDVGPAASAATTAISPEGAQK, via the coding sequence ATGCTCCTGATTTCATGCCCCAACTGCGGGGCACGCGACGAAACTGAATTCCACTACGGCGGCCAGGCCCATGTGGCCTACCCGGAAAGCCCTGACGCCCTGAGCGACCGGGAATGGGCCGAATACCTGTTCTACCGCGACAACACCAAGGGTGCCTTCGCCGAACGCTGGGTCCACAGCACCGGCTGCCGGCAATGGTTCAACATGCTCCGGGACACCGTGAGCTACGAAATCCAGGCCATTTACAAGATGGGCGAAAAGCGCCCCGACGTGGGACCTGCAGCCTCTGCAGCAACCACCGCCATCTCCCCGGAAGGAGCCCAGAAGTGA
- a CDS encoding aminopeptidase P family protein produces the protein MTISTTALASNVSELERLKVLHNGQKEKLTFSNAEFERRLSGLRSIMAAKDLDAVVLTSYHSIKYYSDFLFTYFGRSYAMVVTKDDTVTVTANIDAGMPWRRSYGDNVVYTDWRRDNYIFAIQEALRTRGINPRRLGVEDDSLPLDNRNKIQAAFDGATLVDVAQAAMRQRMIKSAEEIAVIKHGARIGDLGGEAIRNAITTGITEYEVALIGTEAMVHEIARTFPDSEIRDTWVWFQSGINTDGAHNWATTRKLQEHDILSLNCFPMTSGYYTALERTLFLGEPDARSLELWNINVEVHKRGLELIKPGAVCKDIAAELNEIYVSHGLLANRTFGYGHSFGVLSHYYGREAGLELREDIDTVLEPGMVVSMEPMITVLDGAPGAGGYREHDILVVGDDGAENITKFPFGPEHNIISA, from the coding sequence GTGACCATCTCCACCACCGCCCTTGCCTCGAACGTCTCTGAACTGGAGCGCCTGAAGGTCCTGCACAACGGGCAGAAGGAAAAGCTGACCTTCTCCAACGCCGAATTTGAGCGCCGGCTCAGCGGACTGCGGTCGATCATGGCAGCGAAGGACCTGGACGCCGTTGTGCTGACCAGCTACCACTCCATCAAGTACTACTCCGATTTCCTCTTCACATACTTCGGCCGTTCCTACGCCATGGTGGTCACCAAAGACGACACCGTGACCGTCACCGCCAACATCGACGCCGGCATGCCGTGGCGCCGCAGCTACGGCGACAACGTGGTCTACACCGACTGGCGCCGGGACAACTACATCTTCGCCATCCAGGAAGCCCTGCGCACCCGCGGCATCAACCCCCGCCGCCTGGGCGTCGAAGACGATTCGCTCCCGCTGGACAACCGCAACAAGATCCAGGCCGCGTTCGACGGCGCCACCCTCGTCGACGTCGCCCAGGCCGCCATGCGCCAGCGCATGATCAAGTCCGCCGAAGAAATCGCCGTCATCAAACACGGCGCACGCATCGGCGACCTGGGCGGGGAAGCCATCCGCAACGCCATCACCACCGGCATCACCGAATACGAAGTCGCCCTGATCGGCACCGAAGCGATGGTCCACGAGATTGCCCGGACCTTCCCGGACTCCGAAATCCGCGACACCTGGGTCTGGTTCCAGTCCGGCATCAACACCGACGGCGCCCACAACTGGGCCACCACCCGCAAGCTCCAGGAACACGACATCCTGTCGCTGAACTGCTTCCCGATGACCTCCGGCTACTACACCGCGCTGGAACGGACCCTGTTCCTGGGCGAGCCCGACGCCCGCTCCCTGGAACTGTGGAACATCAACGTCGAGGTCCACAAGCGCGGCCTGGAACTGATCAAACCCGGCGCGGTCTGCAAGGACATCGCCGCCGAACTCAACGAGATCTACGTCTCCCACGGGCTGCTGGCAAACCGGACCTTCGGCTACGGGCACTCCTTCGGCGTCCTGAGCCACTACTACGGCCGGGAAGCCGGCCTGGAGCTCCGCGAGGACATCGACACCGTGCTGGAACCGGGCATGGTCGTCTCCATGGAACCGATGATCACCGTCCTGGACGGTGCGCCCGGCGCCGGCGGCTACCGCGAGCACGACATCCTCGTGGTCGGCGACGACGGCGCCGAAAACATCACCAAATTCCCCTTCGGCCCGGAACACAACATCATCAGCGCCTGA
- a CDS encoding creatininase, giving the protein MDKSVFLEDLDAFAYREALASGESIVLIPVGSLEQHGPHLPLGTDTILSSRFAEGVARRLGALVAQPIAYGYKSQQKSGGGNHLSGTTSLDGATLIGVARNLVKSLLNQGVRHVVFVNGHFENYQFLYEGIDLALEELGIGPGAEQSVLLLSYWDFVSQDTLTQVYPDGFPGWDIEHGGVLETSLMLHLEPSRVAMDRLVDGPAAVLPRFDRLPVVPERTPATGCLSSAAGSSAAKGGLLYGQVVDDLAADLESELVREPAAVPA; this is encoded by the coding sequence ATGGACAAGTCAGTATTTCTGGAAGACCTGGACGCCTTCGCCTACCGCGAAGCCCTGGCATCCGGGGAGTCGATCGTCCTTATCCCCGTCGGGTCCCTGGAGCAGCACGGGCCGCACCTGCCGCTGGGAACGGACACCATTCTGTCCTCCCGCTTCGCGGAGGGTGTCGCCAGGCGGCTGGGCGCACTGGTTGCCCAGCCCATCGCCTACGGGTACAAGTCGCAGCAGAAGTCCGGCGGCGGCAACCACCTCTCCGGCACAACCAGCCTGGACGGCGCCACCCTCATCGGTGTGGCCCGCAACCTGGTCAAGTCCTTGCTCAACCAGGGCGTCCGGCACGTGGTCTTTGTCAACGGCCACTTCGAGAACTACCAGTTCCTCTACGAGGGCATCGACCTGGCACTGGAGGAGCTGGGGATCGGGCCCGGGGCGGAGCAGAGTGTGCTGCTGCTGTCCTACTGGGACTTTGTCAGCCAGGACACGCTGACGCAGGTTTACCCCGATGGCTTCCCGGGCTGGGACATCGAGCATGGCGGAGTCCTGGAAACCTCACTCATGCTGCACCTTGAACCGTCCAGGGTCGCCATGGACCGCCTGGTGGACGGTCCTGCCGCGGTCCTGCCGCGCTTCGACAGGCTCCCGGTGGTGCCGGAGCGGACGCCGGCCACCGGTTGCCTGTCATCCGCCGCCGGGTCCAGCGCAGCCAAGGGCGGGCTGCTGTACGGCCAGGTCGTGGACGACCTGGCCGCCGACCTCGAAAGCGAGCTGGTCCGCGAACCCGCGGCCGTCCCGGCGTAG